From one Solanum lycopersicum chromosome 12, SLM_r2.1 genomic stretch:
- the LOC101255470 gene encoding receptor-like protein EIX2 has protein sequence MESVAILSLLLVVVISYGFSCVQTCEIHCIESEKNALIKFIQGFKNSSQNMLWLDENCCQWKGVKCDNKTGHVITLDLQNQFLQGEFGISLLDLPHLVHLDMSQIDFQGAHIPDFISSFKNLEYLDLSKTNFRGEIPENLGNLSRLQFLDLSGYYSLSVSSLKWIQPLFSMKTLDLSGVNMRSAENWLHDINMLSSLSELRLSACQLTTFPELLPINVSFTSIRILDLSLNYFDTSIPSWLFHTCQDLVYLNLSRSQLDGLIPNDFGNMSSLRVLDLSENSLKGNLSHSCEKMSSLSFLDLSRNSFTGYLPPTLPSKLKYLDISDNKMEGPLGRSITQLKQLVVLNVARNFFNDSITEHFLNLTDLRVLDLSSNSFIFNVSATWMPRFQLEFISLQSCGLGARFPQWLQTQKELSFIDISRVNISGHVPDWFWNFSAKVNHIDLSHNYFRGQVPDFTERVHLTILDLSDNNFHGPLPHFSPNMMTLILARNSFNGTIALVCESLVMNNSLSLLDLSSNSLSGQLLDCWRYGKNLQGLNLGHNDLSGEIPRSIGDLANLFFLQLQNNKFSKNMPSSLKNMSALKILDVSENSLSGKIPNWLGESLNTLEILKLSENMFDGTIPWEICQLKYLYFLDLSSNALSGVIPRCVDNLRTMSGEGEGPSFTHGLYADYRVHGYVFFRWFYRVIDLSDNHLSGKIPEEITSLTALTSLNLSWNHFTGAIPRYIHKMQILEFLDLSMNKLSCTFPPDIIQLRFLEVVNVSFNDLTGEVPLGKQFDTFESSSYIGNPNLCGAPLSRVCSDNIQEDMIDCSINKNQEVHEQGESNNWLEEYSFYISMVIGFNTGFLLFWVTLLLKKSWRYAYMRCLENMGNKIYVFAAIRWRKFQAAKTVTNCPN, from the coding sequence ATGGAAAGTGTAGCTATTCTTTCCCTTCtccttgttgttgttatttcatATGGATTTTCTTGTGTCCAAACTTGTGAAATTCACTGCattgaaagtgaaaaaaatgcTCTTATAAAGTTCATCCAGGGCTTCAAGAATTCGTCACAGAACATGTTGTGGCTTGACGAAAATTGCTGTCAATGGAAAGGTGTTAAATGCGATAACAAAACAGGGCATGTGATCACTCTTGATCTGCAAAATCAATTCTTACAAGGTGAGTTTGGGATTTCTCTACTTGACTTGCCACATTTGGTACACTTAGACATGAGCCAAATTGATTTCCAGGGAGCACATATTCCTGATTTCATCTCCAGTTTTAAAAACCTGGAATATCTCGATTTGTCTAAAACGAATTTTAGGGGAGAAATTCCTGAGAATCTTGGCAATCTGTCGCGATTACAGTTTCTTGATCTGAGCGGTTATTATTCACTCAGTGTGAGTAGCCTTAAGTGGATTCAGCCCCTCTTTTCTATGAAGACTCTTGATTTGAGTGGTGTTAACATGAGAAGCGCGGAAAACTGGCTACATGACATCAATATGTTAAGTTCGCTCTCTGAATTACGTTTGTCTGCTTGTCAGCTTACTACATTCCCTGAATTGCTTCCGATTAATGTGAGTTTCACATCTATTCGGATTCTTGATCTTTCATTGAACTATTTTGATACTAGTATTCCTAGCTGGTTGTTCCATACATGCCAAGATCTTGTTTATCTTAATCTTTCGAGAAGTCAGCTGGATGGTTTAATTCCAAATGATTTTGGAAACATGAGTTCACTCAGAGTTCTTGATCTTTCCGAGAACTCTCTCAAAGGCAATCTTTCACATTCCTGTGAGAAAATGAGTTCACTGTCCTTTCTTGATCTCTCAAGAAACTCGTTCACGGGTTATTTACCACCAACCCTGCCATCAAAGCTGAAATACTTGGATATTTCTGATAATAAAATGGAAGGTCCTTTAGGAAGAAGCATCACACAACTTAAGCAATTAGTTGTCCTCAATGTTGCTCGAAACTTTTTCAATGATTCGATTACAGAACATTTCTTGAATTTAACTGATTTGAGAGTGTTAGACTTGTCATCCAACTCGTTTATCTTCAACGTAAGTGCAACTTGGATGCCTCGTTTCCAACTTGAGTTTATAAGCCTGCAGTCTTGCGGACTTGGTGCACGATTTCCTCAGTGGCTTCAGACACAGAAAGAGTTGTCATTTATTGATATCTCTCGCGTTAACATCTCAGGACATGTGCCTGATTGGTTCTGGAATTTTTCTGCTAAGGTTAATCACATAGACCTTTCGCATAACTATTTCCGAGGACAAGTCCCTGATTTTACAGAGAGAGTTCATCTTACAATATTGGACCTGAGTGACAACAATTTTCATGGTCCTTTGCCTCATTTTTCACCCAATATGATGACACTGATTTTGGCAAGAAACTCCTTTAACGGTACTATCGCCCTTGTATGTGAATCGCTTGTCATGAATAACTCTCTGAGTCTTCTAGACCTATCCTCAAATTCTCTATCAGGACAACTTTTAGACTGTTGGAGATATGGGAAGAATCTGCAAGGATTGAATTTAGGCCATAATGATCTATCAGGGGAGATACCTCGTTCCATCGGAGATCTTGCCAATCTCTTCTTTCTGCAATTGCAAAACAACAAGTTCTCCAAAAATATGCCTTCATCATTGAAGAACATGAGTGCACTAAAAATTCTTGATGTTTCTGAAAATAGTTTATCTGGAAAGATACCAAATTGGTTAGGAGAGAGTTTAAATACTCTAGAGATTCTTAAATTAAGCGAAAACATGTTTGACGGAACCATTCCTTGGGAGATTTGCCAGCTTAAATACTTGTATTTTTTGGACCTTAGTTCCAATGCACTATCAGGAGTCATTCCAAGGTGTGTTGATAATCTCCGCACCATGTCCGGAGAAGGGGAGGGCCCTTCCTTTACTCATGGACTCTATGCAGATTACAGGGTTCATGGTTACGTCTTTTTTCGCTGGTTCTACAGAGTAATTGATCTGTCAGACAATCATTTATCAGGGAAAATTCCCGAGGAAATCACCAGCCTTACTGCACTGACGAGCTTGAATTTATCATGGAATCATTTCACAGGAGCAATTCCACGTTACATTCACAAAATGCAGATTTTGGAATTTCTTGATCTTTCCATGAATAAGCTGTCATGTACATTTCCTCCCGATATCATACAACTTCGATTTCTTGAGGTTGTGAATGTTTCTTTCAATGATTTGACAGGAGAAGTTCCACTTGGAAAACAATTTGACACCTTTGAGAGTAGTTCTTATATTGGAAATCCAAACTTGTGCGGAGCTCCACTCTCACGAGTTTGCTCGGATAATATACAGGAGGACATGATTGACTGTAGTATTAACAAGAATCAGGAGGTTCATGAGCAGGGAGAAAGCAACAACTGGCTCGAGGAATATTCGTTCTACATAAGCATGGTAATTGGATTCAATACAGGTTTCTTGTTGTTTTGGGTTACTCTACTGTTGAAAAAGTCATGGAGATATGCATATATGAGGTGCCTGGAAAACATGGGCAATAAGATTTATGTCTTTGCTGCCATCAGATGGAGAAAATTTCAAGCAGCAAAGACAGTGACCAATTGTCCAAATTGA
- the LOC101243864 gene encoding cytochrome b6-f complex iron-sulfur subunit, chloroplastic (The RefSeq protein has 1 substitution compared to this genomic sequence), whose protein sequence is MASSTLSHVTPSQLCSSKSGISSVSQALLVKPMKINGHGMGKDNKRMKVKCMAASIPADDRVPDMEKRNLMNLLLLGALALPTGGMLVPYATFFAPPGSGGGSGGTPAKDANGNDVVVTEWLKTHAPGTRTLTQGLKGDPTYLVVENDGTLATYGINAVCTHLGCVVPWNTAENKFICPCHGSQYNNQGKVVRGPAPLSLALAHADVDDGKVVFVPWVETDFRTGDAPWWA, encoded by the exons ATGGCTTCTTCCACTCTTTCTCATGTAACTCCTTCTCAG CTATGCTCAAGCAAAAGTGGTCTTTCATCGGTTTCACAAGCCTTGCTTGTGAAGCCGATGAAGATTAATGGTCATGGAATGGGAAAGGATAATAAGAGGATGAAAGTGAAATGTATGGCAGCTAGTATTCCAGCAGATGATAGAGTGCCTGATATGGAGAAAAGGAATCTTATGAATTTGCTTTTATTGGGTGCACTTGCTTTACCAACTGGTGGAATGCTTGTACCTTATGCTACTTTCTTTGCACCTCCTGG CTCAGGAGGTGGTAGTGGTGGTACCCCTGCCAAAGATGCTAATGGCAATGATGTTGTTGTGACTGAATGGCTCAAAACTCATGCACCTGGAACTCGAACCCTCACACAAGGACTAAAG GGAGATCCTACTTACCTTGTTGTGGAGAACGATGGAACACTCGCGACCTATGGTATCAATGCTGTGTGCACTCACCTTGGTTGTGTCGTGCCGTGGAATACTGCTGAGAACAAGTTCATTTGCCCTTGCCATGGATCTCAATACAACAATCAAGGAAAAGTTGTTAGAGGACCTGCTCCTTTA TCCTTGGCATTGGCTCATGCAGACGTTGATGATGGGAAAGTGGTGTTTGTTCCATGGGTTGAAACAGACTTCAGAACTGGTGATGCTCCATGGTGGGCTTAG
- the LOC101255770 gene encoding transcription factor MYB14-like, protein MARTRCYDKKSGLKKGTWTLEEDKKLAAYVNKYGCWNWRQLPKFAGLSRCGKSCRLRWLNYLRPNIKRGNYTREEDQIIMKLHAEIGNKWSAIAIHLPGRSDNEIKNHWHTSLKKRSKHELTISNGKKREASNVNQKSDEDQNITPNESYSEVSPCVTIDQNMEDIMDGKCEMIQEKSFEECIGNFWTEPFLIDSFNSTTNNNTEFCVPLEVEYGLFISPFSPIMCYDEFLCS, encoded by the exons atggcAAGAACACGTTGTTATGACAAAAAAAGTGGATTAAAAAAGGGTACTTGGACACttgaagaagataaaaaattagCAGCTTATGTTAATAAATATGGCTGTTGGAATTGGCGTCAACTTCCAAAGTTTGCTG GATTATCAAGGTGCGGAAAGAGCTGCAGATTAAGATGGCTTAATTATCTTCGGCCAAATATTAAAAGAGGAAACTACACTAGAGAAGAAGACCAGATCATCATGAAGCTTCATGCAGAAATTGGGAATAA ATGGTCAGCGATTGCTATTCACTTACCAGGAAGATCAgacaatgaaataaaaaatcattggcACACATCTCTCAAGAAAagatcaaaacatgaattaacAATATCTAATGGAAAAAAGAGAGAGGCAAGTAATGTCAATCAAAAAAGTGATGAAGACCAAAATATTACACCAAATGAATCATATAGTGAAGTTTCTCCTTGTGTTACAATTGACCAAAATATGGAAGATATTATGGATGGAAAATGTGAGATGATTCAAGAAAAATCATTTGAAGAATGCATTGGAAATTTTTGGACAGAACCATTTTTAATAGATAGTTTTAATagtactactaataataatactgAATTTTGTGTGCCTTTAGAAGTTGAGTATGGACTATTTATATCTCCATTTTCTCCTATTATGTGTTATGATGAATTTCTATGctcataa
- the LOC101244159 gene encoding uncharacterized protein LOC101244159 — MARKGVIISVYVESSSTIDPHKFDELKRSQANEFLWRPKGTTRTKGYNRHAQLLAYAHELRHDNTKQKHKKKRWIRRVGSSFSRLFRRKNKEHRYERMETEENENKSTSNFCKKLKCFLKDISYSIWQFGNK; from the exons ATGGCTCGGAAAGGGGTGATTATTAGTGTTTATGTTGAATCTTCATCAACCATAGATCCACACAAATTTGATGAATTGAAAAGAAGTCAAGCAAATGAATTTTTATGGAGACCTAAGGGCACAACAAGAACAAAAGGGTACAATCGTCATGCACAACTTTTGGCCTATGCTCATGAATTAAGGCATGATAATACAAAACAAAAGCATAAG aaaaagagaTGGATAAGAAGGGTAGGATCGTCATTTTCACGTTTGTTTCGTCGAAAAAATAAGGAGCATAGATATGAACGGATGGAAACAGAAGAAAATGAGAATAAATCCACATCCAACTTTTGT AAGAAGTTGAAGTGCTTTCTGAAAGACATCTCATATAGTATCTGGCAATTTggcaacaaataa
- the LOC101055534 gene encoding Hop-interacting protein THI121 gives MKNCELCNGLARIYCESDHANLCWDCDLKVHSANFLVAKHSRSLLCNVCRSPTVWSASGAKIGRTVSVCERCVNDEETDREEEEKEEIDLEDIQVVPWSSTPPPQPESSSSSSDESLTDFFSLKRMRKDDDSGTLTSHREVNMLSPATEDHGGDEAAEFVKSFPVKMPSKIQRTGEILSGRVENIGCSATVELIGRINRGGG, from the exons ATGAAGAATTGTGAGCTTTGTAATGGATTAGCTAGGATTTACTGTGAATCTGACCACGCGAATTTGTGTTGGGATTGTGATTTGAAGGTGCATTCAGCGAACTTTTTGGTAGCAAAACATTCCAGGTCGTTGCTATGTAACGTGTGTCGATCGCCGACGGTTTGGTCAGCTAGCGGTGCGAAAATTGGCCGGACGGTATCTGTATGTGAGAGATGCGTGAATGATGAAGAAACTGACAGAGAAGAGGAAGAGAAGGAGGAAATTGATTTGGAAGATATTCAAGTTGTTCCGTGGTCATCAACTCCGCCTCCACAGCCGGAGAGTTCGTCCAGTAGCAGCGATGAATCGTtaactgattttttttctttgaagcgAATGCGAAAAGAT GATGATAGTGGAACTTTAACGTCACATCGGGAAGTTAATATGCTCTCGCCGGCGACGGAGGATCATGGCGGTGACGAAGCAGCTGAGTTTGTAAAGTCATTTCCGGTGAAAATGCCTTCAAAGATCCAGAGAACCGGTGAGATTCTATCGGGTCGGGTTGAAAATATTGGATGTTCAGCGACGGTGGAGCTTATCGGAAGAATTAATCGGGGAGGTGGATAG